A genomic segment from Enoplosus armatus isolate fEnoArm2 chromosome 12, fEnoArm2.hap1, whole genome shotgun sequence encodes:
- the LOC139293992 gene encoding peroxisomal N(1)-acetyl-spermine/spermidine oxidase-like, which yields MNVSSKVVIIGCGVSGVAAAHRLVNAGFHHVRVLEATDRSGGRIKTGRFGDNIIEIGANWIHGPSEENPVFCLARQYGLLDPEALTPENQAMDVGGHPPWLPNIFSSSGRKLAAVDIEPATKLFAELLNEGSEFQSRGGEPWACVGDFIRSEARRRATEEWKDVDATTRSLRLCVISNLLKVECSVNGSHSMDEVGLGAFGLYKTLPGLDCTFPGGYDGLIKNLMSELPSGLVTYNQPVRCVHWNNTEKRENPVMIECDDGERIAADHVIVTVPLGYLKKHHSVLFCPPLPLHKLHSVQRLGFGTNNKIFVEFDSPWWDADCEVIHFVWEDEDIMVDQVPDVQRSWIKKLFGFTVLKPTERYGHGLCGWIAGHESEYMETLSEQEVKHSITQLIRRFTGNPTITPRRILRSQWFHDPWTCGSYSYPAVGCSAQDLENMMEPLPTKGSQSQPLQVLFAGEATHPCYYSTVHGAVLTGWREADRLISHYSSSSPSELPKSKL from the exons GTGATAATATTATTGAGATAGGGGCTAACTGGATTCATGGACCGTCTGAGGAGAATCCAGTCTTTTGTCTGGCCCGTCAGTACGGGCTCCTGGATCCAGAGGCCCTCACCCCAGAGAACCAGGCCATGGATGTCGGAGGACATCCCCCTTGGCTTCCCAACATCTTCAGCAGTTCAG GTCGGAAGCTGGCTGCTGTGGACATCGAGCCTGCTACAAAGCTGTTTGCGGAGCTGCTGAATGAAGGTTCAGAGTTTCAGAGTCGAGGAGGAGAACCGTGGGCCTGTGTGGGAGATTTCATACGGTCAGAG GCGCGACGACGAGCGACAGAGGAGTGGAAAGATGTCGATGCAACCACCAGATCTCTGCGACTGTGTGTGATCAGTAACCTGTTGAAGGTGGAGTGCAGTGTTAATGGGTCTCATAGCATGGATGAGGTGGGCCTGGGGGCCTTTGGCCTATACAAGACTCTGCCTGGACTGGACTGTACATTCCCAGG TGGCTATGACGGTCTGATCAAAAACTTGATGTCGGAGCTCCCCAGTGGTTTAGTGACCTACAATCAGCCTGTGCGCTGTGTCCACTGGAACAACacggagaagagagaaaacccTGTGATGATTGAGTGTGACGATGGGGAGAGGATCGCTGCTGATCACGTTATTGTCACTGTACCTCTAG GATACCTAAAGAAGCACCATTCAGTCCTGTTCTGTCCTCCGCTCCCTCTACACAAGCTGCACTCCGTCCAGAGACTAGGTTTCggaacaaacaataaaatatttgtgGAGTTTGATTCACCGTGGTGGGATGCTGACTGTGAGGTCATCCATTTCGTGTGGGAAGATGAG GACATCATGGTGGACCAGGTGCCAGATGTACAGAGATCCTGGATTAAGAAGTTGTTTGGCTTCACTGTGCTCAAACCCACTGAAAG GTATGGCCATGGTCTGTGTGGCTGGATTGCTGGGCATGAGTCAGAGTATATGGAGACACTGTCTGAACAGGAGGTCAAACACAGCATCACACAACTCATCCGCAGGTTTACAG ggaaCCCTACCATCACTCCGAGGAGAATCCTGCGCTCCCAGTGGTTTCATGACCCCTGGACATGCGGATCGTACAGTTACCCAGCAGTAGGCTGTTCAGCGCAGGAcctggagaacatgatggagcCCCTGCCCACGAAGGGATCACAGTCTCAG cCGCTGCAGGTGTTGTTTGCCGGAGAGGCTACTCATCCCTGCTACTACTCCACCGTCCATGGAGCCGTCCTCACTGGGTGGAGAGAAGCTGATCGACTCATCTCTCACTACTCCTCCAGTAGTCCATCTGAGCTGCCCAAGTCAAAGctttaa
- the mtg1 gene encoding mitochondrial ribosome-associated GTPase 1, which yields MKLYQTLRNVAKFRTVFDFGGREVAHWFPGHMAKGLKQMRASLKRVDCIIEVHDARIPFSGRNPVFQETLDVRPHLLILNKMDLADLSNKQRILKKLERNGVRNVLFTDCLKQRDDNIRKLVPMVVEIIESKPRFNRDENTNYCLMAIGVPNVGKSSLINSLRRTNLKKGRASRVGGEPGITKAILTKIQVCERPIMHLLDTPGVLPPKIESVETGMKLALCGTILDHLVGEDIIADYLLYSLNRLGRFSYMEKYDLQEPSDDIQHVLKRIAVKLGKTQRVKAITGVGNITVTVPNYSAAAYDFIRAFRKGELGQVMLD from the exons ATGAAACTGTACCAGACGCTCCGCAATGTCGCCAAGTTCAGAACCGTTTTCGACTTCGGCGGACGGGAAGTGGCTCATTGGTTCCCTGGACACATGGCTAAAG GACTCAAGCAGATGAGAGCCAGCCTCAAGAGGGTGGACTGCATCATAGAAGTCCATGATGCCAGA ATCCCCTTCTCTGGAAGAAACCCTGTGTTTCAGGAGACTCTAGATGTCCGACCACATCTGCTAATTCTCAACAAGATGGACCTCGCTGATCTGTCCAACAAGCAG AGAATCCTGAAGAAGCTGGAAAGAAATGGTGTGAGGAATGTCCTCTTCACAGACTGTTTAAAGCAGAGAGATGACAATATCAGAAAG tTGGTGCCAATGGTGGTGGAAATTATTGAGAGCAAACCACGCTTTAACAGAGATGAG AATACAAATTATTGCCTGATGGCGATTGGAGTGCCCAATGTGGGGAAGTCATCTCTTATTAACTCATTAAGAAGAACAAACTTGAAAAAAG GTCGTGCATCTCGAGTAGGTGGGGAGCCAGGAATAACTAAAGCCATCCTGACTAAGATTCAG GTGTGTGAGCGACCCATAATGCACCTGTTGGACACACCAGGAGTCTTGCCTCCTAAGATTGAGAGTGTTGAAACAGGCATGAAGCTGGCTTTATGTG GAACTATTCTGGACCATTTAGTGGGTGAAGACATTATTGCTGACTACTTACTCTATTCTCTGAACAGGCTCGGGAGGTTCAG tTATATGGAGAAATACGACCTCCAGGAGCCTAGTGATGACATCCAGCATGTCCTCAAACGCATTGCTGTAAAACTTGGAAAGACTCAACGGGTCAAAGCCATTACCGGAGTGG GGAACATTACCGTCACTGTCCCAAACTACTCAGCAGCAGCTTACGATTTCATAAGAGCCTTCAGGAAAGGAGAGCTGGGACAAGTAATGCTGGACTGA
- the sprn gene encoding shadow of prion protein — MSQMSGMNQAVATCWTFLLLSAFLCEPVLSKGGRGGSRGSSRGSSSRSSTAGNYRGGGAYGGTRSRFRAAGRASPVRVASAAAAGAAVALTADKWYASAYRRSKADSSDEELDYFNRTNYFDAQMSGSTQNGSSLSQLVSIIIATFSPKYGLFLDSIL; from the coding sequence ATGTCACAGATGTCAGGAATGAACCAGGCGGTCGCAACATGCTGGactttcctcctgctctctgctttcCTGTGTGAGCCCGTGCTGTCCAAGGGCGGTCGTGGAGGGTCCCGGGGCTCCTCTCGAGGCTCCTCCTCCCGCAGCTCCACAGCGGGGAATTACCGGGGAGGAGGCGCCTACGGGGGGACCCGCTCTCGCTTCAGGGCGGCCGGGCGGGCGTCCCCGGTGAGGGTGGCAAGTGCAGCAGCGGCAGGTGCGGCGGTGGCGTTAACAGCGGATAAATGGTACGCCTCTGCCTACCGCCGCAGCAAAGCCGACAGCTCAGATGAAGAGCTGGATTACTTCAACAGGACCAATTACTTTGATGCACAAATGTCAGGCTCAACTCAAAATGGATCTTCTCTCTCCCAACTGGTTTCTATCATTATTGCAACATTTTCCCCAAAATATGGACTCTTTCTGGACAGCATACTGTAG